The Ignavibacteriales bacterium sequence AATCGTTCAATGTAATCAGATCCATATCCGACTAGGTTTTTTATTTTTTCTTTGAGCGTTTTTCCATTGAGCGATTTTATAAACCAATCGCGTAAATCTGAATCATTAAATATTGCGACACCGATATATCTAGTTCCCAAAACGATTGATAAAATATTATGTCCGTGAGTTTTCATAATGACGAATAAGGTAGGTAAATAATGCACATCGACTTTTTTTAATTTTATGGAATGGGGTTAATTTAACCTCTGCTGCTATTTTTCTTAGAAACTCTTCTGGATATCTGTTTGCAAATTGCAAGTAAGTTTTACGATTTTCTTGATCATTAAGTATTTCGGCAATTTCTTGAGCAAGTAATTCTTTCTTTTTTGCTTGAGCTATTGTGTTGTTATTTATTTCTTGTTGGTTAGTATTGTTAGTGTCAACTTTTAATACAGGTGAGTTTCTCTTATGTGACATCTGAATTCCTTTAGTGCAACGCTCCACATGTAGTAAGTAGTAACGGTTGTGCATTCTGTCTTTTTTCTCAAGAGCAATGAGTTTATGCATAGTGAGTTTTTGAATTGCTCGATTAACTGTCGCCCGAGAACACCCCAAATGATCTGCAATATATTTTTGTGATGGGAAACAGGATTGTCTTTCATCTGCCATACTTGCAAGGAAAAAATACACTGCTAATGCAGAGAAACCGACTAGAGATGGATATTTCCAGATAACTCCCTTAGCAACCCAATACCACTCTCCCGCATACATGGTTCGTTGGTTGTACATGTGAGGATATTCCATGAATTCAGTACTTAATTACGAGGTGTTGCTTGTTTCTTTTTCGTGAACTCGGATTCCCGTTTTTTCATTTCTTCACGTAACTGGCGAAGATGATCAATGAATAACGAATCGACCATCACACGATAGAGAATGGATATTTTAAATGCATTTATTAAATTAGGAATGCATTCACCTTTCTCCCATCGCGAGATTTTGCTCGTACTTTTAATTCCCAAAATCTTAGCAACATCCTTTTGCTTGTACCCGTTTATCTTCCGGTACTTGCGCATGAGATTGGGAATTTTTTTATATCTCTCATATTCCATTACATAAGTTTAATATGTGTGCTGAGGAAAAAAAGGAAGGATAATTTGCTTTTATAAGCAATTATTAAAAGAATCGTTTTTTGTACTCCTTGGATAAAATGAATCCGATAAATAAATTTACTTTTGAAACAATGACAGATAGCAGATGATAATTTTATAAAAGACTAAAAAAATTCTTCATTTTATGATGCAATAAAACAATTGAATAAGAACCATCTTTGTAAGAAGAAGAATATCTCCTATTGAGTGTGCCGAAAGTCAAAGGAAGTATTTTTTGTCGACATATTATTAAATTTTTTATTAGATTTATTGCGAGTTGAAAACCAACAGAAGGAAACAATAAAAACTTTTTAACATAATTTTATAACGCAGCTACTGCGTTGTTCTTCTTCGAAAACTGGCAAGTTTAAAGTGCATGAGAACAAGCAAGTAAGTTGCGTCCGAAATGGACGCGCTTTCTTATGTCTTTGTGCACGGGCATGCCAGTGCCTCGAAGAAGGATGTAATGAAAGTTGCGTCCTTTTTATTTTTTAAAGACGTGCAATTCCTAACAAGTAGATTCATTGCTAGACAAATGCTTAATAGCAGTGCGCATACGCCTAGCGTAACAGAATGTGTGCATTGCTAAATCAAACTAGGAGAAATGTATGAAAAAAGTATTTGTAGCTTCTGCGATCATGAGCATTTTTTTATGCTCTTGTTTTTCGATTGGTTCCGCAACGCTTCCTTCTGCAACTGAGGGATATAATCCTAAAAAAACATATGAGAAATCATATGATGATGTGTGGAAAGTAATTCAAGATGTGCTGTTAACAGAACGCATCACTATTATCACGCAAGACAAAGCAAACAAAAGGATACAAACGGATTATATTCAAGGACTCACACAAGCTGGCGTATTGGGTGGTTCTCTTACAACTCGATACAAATACAACATCATGTTTGAAACACAAGGAAAATATTCTACTACCATTACCATCATGGCCACACTTGAATCTTCATCAAAAAATATTGCATGGCACGATATATCAAAAGACAATATCGAGAAAGTTCAAAATTTAGAAAATTATTTGTATGAAAAAATTGAAAGCCGTTCGAATAGTGGTGAAACGAAATAAAACATTTGATGTGTGTACATTTGATAAAAACCGCACACACATTTCATCTGTAATAGTGGGCACTGGAATACATGATGTATTTAAATTTTGTCTTGCATGTAAATATGGAGGAGCATACATGAAACGAAAACATATTTTATTTTTTATTCTGAGTATTACCCAAGTACTGTGGGCTCAAAAAATTGGGACAAAAATCATAACTCCCTTTGGCACCGCT is a genomic window containing:
- a CDS encoding helix-turn-helix domain-containing protein; the encoded protein is MYNQRTMYAGEWYWVAKGVIWKYPSLVGFSALAVYFFLASMADERQSCFPSQKYIADHLGCSRATVNRAIQKLTMHKLIALEKKDRMHNRYYLLHVERCTKGIQMSHKRNSPVLKVDTNNTNQQEINNNTIAQAKKKELLAQEIAEILNDQENRKTYLQFANRYPEEFLRKIAAEVKLTPFHKIKKSRCALFTYLIRHYENSRT
- a CDS encoding helix-turn-helix transcriptional regulator → MEYERYKKIPNLMRKYRKINGYKQKDVAKILGIKSTSKISRWEKGECIPNLINAFKISILYRVMVDSLFIDHLRQLREEMKKRESEFTKKKQATPRN
- the bamC gene encoding outer membrane protein assembly factor BamC; translated protein: MKKVFVASAIMSIFLCSCFSIGSATLPSATEGYNPKKTYEKSYDDVWKVIQDVLLTERITIITQDKANKRIQTDYIQGLTQAGVLGGSLTTRYKYNIMFETQGKYSTTITIMATLESSSKNIAWHDISKDNIEKVQNLENYLYEKIESRSNSGETK